A window of Strigops habroptila isolate Jane chromosome 5, bStrHab1.2.pri, whole genome shotgun sequence contains these coding sequences:
- the LOC115608831 gene encoding cytochrome P450 2H2-like isoform X1 codes for MELLGAATVVLLVCIACLLSVAAWRRNYGKGKMPPGPTPLPILGNVLQVKPKNLAKALQKLSEEYGPVFTVHLGSKPVVVLYGYDVVKEALVDRADEFAGRGHMPVGDRANKGLGIVFSNNEGWLQVRRFALSALRNFGMGKRSIEERIQEETDYFLEEIDKTKGTPFDPTFMLSCAISNIICSIVFGKRYDYKDKKFLALMDNMNKIFQMVNSHWGQLYQMFSNILDYLPGPHNNIFKEFDALKAFASEEVKIHQASLDPSSPRDFIDLFLNKMQEEKDCPNSSFHMKNLITSTFDLFIAGTETTSTTIRYGLLLLLKHPKIQEKVQEEIDKVIGRSRKPCVADRTQMPYTDAVVHEIQRFITLLPVGLPHTVAKDTPFREYVIPKGTTIFPILSSVLHDSKEFSNPTEFNPGHFLNANGTFRKSGFFMPFSAGKRICPGEGLARMEIFLFVTTILQNFTLKPTVNPQELDIIPTLSGTTNIPPVYQLCAIRR; via the exons ATGGAGCTCCTGGGAGCAGCCACTGTTGTCCTTCTAGTTTGCATTGCTTGCCTGCTTTCCGTCGCAGCATGGAGACGGAATTATGGAAAGGGGAAGATGCCTCCAGGACCGACTCCCCTTCCCATCCTAGGTAACGTGCTGCAGGTGAAACCAAAGAACTTGGCTAAAGCCCTCCAGAAG CTCAGTGAAGAGTATGGACCAGTGTTCACAGTGCACCTGGGCTCTAAGCCAGTGGTGGTCCTGTATGGATATGATGTGGTGAAAGAAGCCCTGGTTGATCGTGCGGATGAGTTTGCTGGCAGAGGACACATGCCAGTAGGAGACAGGGCTAACAAAGGATTAG ggaTTGTTTTCAGCAACAATGAGGGGTGGTTGCAAGTCCGGCGGTTTGCTCTCAGCGCCCTGCGCAACTTTGGAATGGGGAAAAGGAGCATCGAAGAGAGAATCCAGGAAGAAACTGACTACTTTCTGGAAGAGATTGACAAAACAAAGG GAACACCTTTTGACCCAACCTTCATGCTGAGCTGTGCTATCTCCAATATCATATGCTCGATCGTCTTTGGGAAACGGTATGACTATAAAGACAAGAAGTTCCTGGCCCTGATGGACAACATGAACAAGATCTTTCAGATGGTTAATTCCCACTGGGGACAG ctctACCAGATGTTCTCAAACATTTTGGATTACTTGCCTGGCCCACACAACAACATATTCAAAGAATTTGATGCTCTAAAAGCCTTTGCGTCAGAGGAGGTGAAAATACACCAAGCCTCCCTAGATCCCAGTTCCCCTCGGGATTTCATCGACCTCTTCCTCAACAAAATGCAGGAG GAGAAAGACTGTCCCAATTCCAGTTTCCACATGAAGAACCTGATAACCAGCACCTTTGACTTGTTCATTGCTGGAACTGAGACAACTAGCACCACCATAAGATACGggcttctgcttcttctgaaACACCCGAAGATACAAG AGAAAGTTCAAGAAGAGATCGACAAGGTAATAGGACGATCACGAAAACCTTGTGTGGCTGACAGGACCCAGATGCCCTACACAGATGCGGTGGTCCATGAAATCCAGCGCTTCATCACCCTCCTCCCCGTGGGTCTCCCTCACACTGTGGCTAAAGACACACCCTTCAGAGAGTACGTCATTCCAAAG GGCACCACGATTTTTCCCATCCTCAGTTCTGTTCTCCATGACAGCAAAGAGTTTTCAAACCCCACTGAGTTCAACCCTGGACATTTCTTGAATGCGAATGGCACCTTTAGGAAGAGCGGGTTCTTCATGCCCTTCTCAGCAG GGAAGCGAATATGCCCTGGAGAGGGCCTGGCACGCATGGAGATATTCTTATTTGTGACCACCATTTTGCAGAACTTTACCTTGAAGCCTACTGTCAACCCCCAGGAACTTGACATAATCCCAACACTGAGTGGGACAACCAACATACCTCCTGTCTACCAGCTCTGTGCTATCCGCCgctga
- the LOC115608831 gene encoding cytochrome P450 2H2-like isoform X2: MELLGAATVVLLVCIACLLSVAAWRRNYGKGKMPPGPTPLPILGNVLQVKPKNLAKALQKLSEEYGPVFTVHLGSKPVVVLYGYDVVKEALVDRADEFAGRGHMPVGDRANKGLGIVFSNNEGWLQVRRFALSALRNFGMGKRSIEERIQEETDYFLEEIDKTKGTPFDPTFMLSCAISNIICSIVFGKRYDYKDKKFLALMDNMNKIFQMVNSHWGQLYQMFSNILDYLPGPHNNIFKEFDALKAFASEEVKIHQASLDPSSPRDFIDLFLNKMQEEKDCPNSSFHMKNLITSTFDLFIAGTETTSTTIRYGLLLLLKHPKIQEKVQEEIDKVIGRSRKPCVADRTQMPYTDAVVHEIQRFITLLPVGLPHTVAKDTPFREYVIPKGTTIFPILSSVLHDSKEFSNPTEFNPGHFLNANGTFRKSGFFMPFSAELYLEAYCQPPGT; encoded by the exons ATGGAGCTCCTGGGAGCAGCCACTGTTGTCCTTCTAGTTTGCATTGCTTGCCTGCTTTCCGTCGCAGCATGGAGACGGAATTATGGAAAGGGGAAGATGCCTCCAGGACCGACTCCCCTTCCCATCCTAGGTAACGTGCTGCAGGTGAAACCAAAGAACTTGGCTAAAGCCCTCCAGAAG CTCAGTGAAGAGTATGGACCAGTGTTCACAGTGCACCTGGGCTCTAAGCCAGTGGTGGTCCTGTATGGATATGATGTGGTGAAAGAAGCCCTGGTTGATCGTGCGGATGAGTTTGCTGGCAGAGGACACATGCCAGTAGGAGACAGGGCTAACAAAGGATTAG ggaTTGTTTTCAGCAACAATGAGGGGTGGTTGCAAGTCCGGCGGTTTGCTCTCAGCGCCCTGCGCAACTTTGGAATGGGGAAAAGGAGCATCGAAGAGAGAATCCAGGAAGAAACTGACTACTTTCTGGAAGAGATTGACAAAACAAAGG GAACACCTTTTGACCCAACCTTCATGCTGAGCTGTGCTATCTCCAATATCATATGCTCGATCGTCTTTGGGAAACGGTATGACTATAAAGACAAGAAGTTCCTGGCCCTGATGGACAACATGAACAAGATCTTTCAGATGGTTAATTCCCACTGGGGACAG ctctACCAGATGTTCTCAAACATTTTGGATTACTTGCCTGGCCCACACAACAACATATTCAAAGAATTTGATGCTCTAAAAGCCTTTGCGTCAGAGGAGGTGAAAATACACCAAGCCTCCCTAGATCCCAGTTCCCCTCGGGATTTCATCGACCTCTTCCTCAACAAAATGCAGGAG GAGAAAGACTGTCCCAATTCCAGTTTCCACATGAAGAACCTGATAACCAGCACCTTTGACTTGTTCATTGCTGGAACTGAGACAACTAGCACCACCATAAGATACGggcttctgcttcttctgaaACACCCGAAGATACAAG AGAAAGTTCAAGAAGAGATCGACAAGGTAATAGGACGATCACGAAAACCTTGTGTGGCTGACAGGACCCAGATGCCCTACACAGATGCGGTGGTCCATGAAATCCAGCGCTTCATCACCCTCCTCCCCGTGGGTCTCCCTCACACTGTGGCTAAAGACACACCCTTCAGAGAGTACGTCATTCCAAAG GGCACCACGATTTTTCCCATCCTCAGTTCTGTTCTCCATGACAGCAAAGAGTTTTCAAACCCCACTGAGTTCAACCCTGGACATTTCTTGAATGCGAATGGCACCTTTAGGAAGAGCGGGTTCTTCATGCCCTTCTCAGCAG AACTTTACCTTGAAGCCTACTGTCAACCCCCAGGAACTTGA
- the ZP4 gene encoding zona pellucida sperm-binding protein 4 — MGVVGQFGTAFGAMLFWGFLGLLALAMGAQGSVFSDPSLLACGQESLQLTLPPGWEGNSTFVLTNWDAEGKAHALQNDSKCGLLISGTSDGSRAVMVSYTGCYVFEWDGKYLMLVGLEETDAAGQKVLREEKLLRCPVDLPALDAPSSSVCSAVLSQDRLLCASLPVSQGDCEVRGCCYDPRDRVKPCYFGNTVTAHCTPDGHFSIAVSRDVTLPPVILDSVQLASGHSTGCVPVVKNNMFVVYQFPLSACGTTFQVTGDQVIYENELVASRDMKTGSLGSVTRDSTFRLHVRCSYSTIGSFIPLSVQVFTLPPLPAVSQPGPLSLELRVASDGSYTSYYTDSDYPVVKTLRDPVYAEVKVLQRTDPGLILVLHHCWATPSVSPQQQLQWPVLVDGCPYAGDNYQTQLVPLSLASGLLFPSHYQRFTLYTFTFVGSTSQEMLSGLVYLHCSASVCHRSIQESCTTTCPARARGKRSAEHPLQDGASHVSSKGPVIFLQDELRWDVAKDGLGAAVNAAAPWALGFTAVTTGAALCMVLVAAVLWCRKGSVTHEISVLQ, encoded by the exons ATGGGTGTTGTAGGGCAATTTGGGACTGCATTTGGAGCTATGCTCTTCTGGGGGTTTCTTGGTCTCCTGGCTCTGGCTATGGGAGCTCAGGGTAGTGTTTTTTCTGATCCCAGCCTGCTGGCTTGTGGTCAAGAAAGCCTGCAGCTCACCTTGCCTCCAGGCTGGGAAGGGAATTCTACCTTTGTGTTGACTAATTGGG ATGCTGAGGGGAAGGCACATGCTTTGCAGAATGATTCCAAGTGTGGGCTCCTGATATCTGGGACTTCAGATGGCTCCAGGGCAGTGATGGTCTCCTATACTGGCTGTTATGTCTTTGAATGG GATGGCAAGTACCTCATGCTGGTTGGGCTTGAAGAAACTGATGCTGCTGGACAAAAAGTTCTTCGTGAAGAGAAGCTGCTCAGGTGCCCTGTGGACCTTCCTG CCCTGGATGCTCCAAGCAGCAGCGTCTGCTCTGCTGTCCTCAGCCAAGACCGGCTGCTGTGTGCTTCCTTGCCTGTCAGCCAAGGAGACTGTGAAGTGCGAGGCTGCTGCTATGACCCTAGGGACAGGGTGAAGCCTTGTTACTTTGGTAACACAG TGACAGCTCATTGCACACCAGATGGCCATTTTTCCATTGCTGTCTCTCGGGATGTGACCCTGCCACCTGTTATCCTGGACTCTGTGCAACTGGCCAGTGGACACAGTACTGGCTGTGTCCCTGTTGTGAAAAACAATATGTTTGTTGTGTACCAGTTCCCACTCTCTGCCTGTGGCACCACTTTTCAG GTGACTGGAGACCAGGTCATATATGAGAATGAGTTGGTGGCATCCAGGGATATGAAGACTGGGAGCCTTGGCTCTGTCACTAGGGATAGCACTTTCAG GTTACATGTCCGCTGTAGTTACTCCACCATTGGGAGCTTCATTCCCTTGAGTGTTCAGGTCTTCACATTGCCACCACTCCCTGCTGTGTCCCAGCCGGGTCCTCTGTCCTTGGAGCTGCGTGTTGCCTCAG ATGGAAGCTATACTTCCTACTATACTGACAGTGATTATCCTGTTGTGAAGACTCTGAGAGACCCTGTTTATGCAGAAGTCAAGGTCCTTCAGAGGACAGACCCAGGCCTGATTTTAGTCCTGCACCACTGCTGGGCCACGCCAAGTGTCAGTCCCCAGCAACAGCTGCAGTGGCCTGTTTTGGTGGATGG GTGCCCTTATGCAGGGGACAACTATCAGACACAGCTGGTGCCTCTGAGTCTTGCCTCAGGACTGCTGTTCCCTTCTCATTACCAGCGTTTCACCCTCTACACATTCACCTTTGTGGGCTCCACTTCTCAAGAGATGCTCTCCGGGCTG GTGTACCTGCACTGCAGTGCTTCAGTGTGCCACAGATCTATACAGGAGTCCTGCACCACCACTTGTCCTGCTAGAGCCA GGGGTAAAAGGAGTGCTGAGCATCCTCTTCAGGATGGTGCCTCCCATGTCTCCAGCAAAGGCCCTGTGATTTTCCTCCAGGATGAGCTAAGATGGGACGTGGCCAAGGATGGCCTTG GAGCAGCTGTGAATGCTGCAGCCCCCTGGGCTCTGGGGTTTACTGCTGTGACAACTGGGGCAGCTCTGTGCATGGTGCTtgtggctgctgtgctgtggtgcAGGAAGGGGTCTGTAACACATGAAATCAGTGTACTGCAATAA